A region of the Desulfovibrio psychrotolerans genome:
GAACGGAAATATACCCGGAGGCAACGTTCTCGTACCCGATGAGTTCCACATCCGCCGTCTTGAGCATGGCGTCTGCAGCCTCAAGCACGTACACAATGCCAAAGGTCTCGATAAGGCCCATAGCCCGCGGTCTGCCTGTCGGCTCTGCATCGGCGTCATCCCCGCCCACACCGTGCACGGAAACAATGTCGCCCACCGGACGGATGGGACGCGGCATCACGTTGCAGGCCGTCATCTTGCCCACTTCCGCCGCAGCCGCTGCACCGGCATCCACCGATGCCTGCACCGCTCCCACATCCCCCTTGACCATAATGGTCACAAGCGTGGACCCCACGTTCTCGTAGGCTATCAACTGCACGTTGGCTGCCTTCAGCATCCTGTCCGCCGCGCCTATGGCGGGCACCATCCCCAGCGTCTCGACAAGTCCGAGCGCCTCTTCGCCGTAGTACCTCATATAGTCTCCCTTACCGCTGCAACTTGTGTCGTTGTCTGAAAAAGCACCCCGGCTCCAAACGTTCCAAGCGTTCCGGCCCTAAAGTGCCTACTGTGTGCTACCCTACCCCTTCCCCCATAGGGGAAAGTCAACACCCTTTTTCAAAAACATGTGAAAATTTTATTTATGGCCGTAATCATTGCTCTTCCGCACGCAGAACTGCGTAAAAATCCTTGTCCGGAAGGGTAAAAGAACCCTCCCGTCCCCGCTCATCAGCACGCCAACGCTCCCCGTAAGGGCAATGGACTCACCGCCATCCACGCGTTACCGGCGGATATTGCTATTTTTTTCACAAAGCCTGTAATGTTCCGGCCCAGCCCAAGTACCGGACAGAACGCGGCTCATGCCCCGCAAACAGGGCCGCATAAGCGCCGCACAGCGGCTTCAGGCGCTCTGGGAAAGCACAAAAATGATGCTTCCCGTTGGGGCAAGGTCGGGTACTGCAAACAACAAAAGCACAGCCACACAATCGTCACAACATTCTGAATTAAAAAGAAATATCACATATCAACAATTCGAACCTGCATCCTTTCACGGTACAGTTCATCCCCAGGTTCCTTGCAGACAGGCACACTGTGCCAATTTCGCGTTGACCTTCCCCTTAAGGGGAATGCTATGACCATAATGCGGAGTACTTTGTGGACACGCAGTGAGCACACCAAGGGCACGCAGGGGGCATAAGGGTTTAGGTCGGAAGTTATTTTTCCATAGACTACAACAGGTTCAGGGAGGAGCTCATGGCTCAGACACTGGTGATGGGTAACCCGGCGGCGGTAGCCGCCAAAAACAAGCTGGCAGCCGACTTCCGGAAAAAGGGCATCATCATCGCCCTGCTTTCCGGCCTGCTGTACGGATTTTACACAGCGTTCATGACGCTGGGCATGTCGCTTGGCATTTGGGTGGAATGGTACGGAGAGAATTCCGGCCTGTCGGCCTTTGCCGTCATGTTCCTGCTCAGCGCCATCGGCGCCGCCACAACGGACACATGCAGCGCAATATGGGCCATGAGCATAGCCAAGGCACGCGGCAGATTCGGTGACTTTGTGCGGTGCATAAAGACCAAGCCCGGTCTGGTCATGGTTGCCGCAGCCGTCATCGGCGGTCCGCTGGCAAGCACCGCATATGTTGTTGGTCTGCAGCAGGCGGGTTCCATTGTGGTGCCCATCAGCGCACTCTGCCCCGCCGTGGGCGCCATTCTGGGCAAGTTCCTGTTCAAGCAGCAGCTTAACGCCCGCATGATGCTCGGCATATCCATCTGCTTCTTTGCCAGCTTCCTCATCGGCAGCACCGGTCTGGGCGAAGATGCGCCCGCCAACCTGCTTGTCGGCATTCTTTTCGGCTTCATCGCCGCCATATGCTGGGGCATAGAAGGCTGCGTCTGCGGATACGGCACCTCCATGATCGACCCCGAGGTGGGCATTACCATCCGTCAGGTCACCGCCGGCGTATCCAACCTCATCATCCTCGTGCCCCTTTTCGGCATCATCTCCGGTGTAGACGCCTTCGGCATGGTCGCCCAGTCCTTCACAGACATGAACGCCCTCCCGTGGTTCATTCTGGCGGGACTCAGCGCCTATCTCACCTTCATGTTCTGGTACAAGGGCAACGCCATGTCCGGCGCAGCCCTCGGCATGTCCTGCAACGGCACCTTCTCCTTCTGGGGCCCCTTCTGCTGCTGGATTGTGCTCGGCGTCCTCTTCGGGTTCGAGGGCTGGTCCATGCCGCCCATCGCCTGGGCTGCGGCAGTGATCATGGTCATCGGCATATTCATCATTGCCATGAACCCCATGGACCTGTTCAAAAAGAAGAACGGAGGCGCGCATGAAGCCGCTTAACTACGCCATTCTTAAATTCTTCACCAAGGTGGAAGAAGCCTGCGCAGACGATGTGATGAACGCCCTGCGCGACCAGTACGGCCATTTTGCCGCCTTCAAAAAGCATTCAGTCATCAATGCGCTGATGACGGCAGAGGCAAACGGCCTGCTGGAAGAAACACGGTTCGATCTGGACAGCGCCAACGACCTGCGGGTGTACTACCGCGCCCATGAAGAAGGCGCGGCCACCATAAATCGCTACATCACTGACTAATCGCGACAGACATACAAAAGGGGCTGCCTCACAACGGGGCGGCCCCTTTTCGGATAAAAACCCTCTGGCAGCAAAGGCGCACACGGCACATCCGGGCCAGGATGGAAAAGACATGCACAGCTTGGTATCCCCGGTAGCAACCGTATGGGGCGGCGTGCCTTCCGCAGGAGCAAACAGATTGCGCAACGCGGCAGGCTGCAACAGCACGGCAGGTGCCACGATTCCGCACCGGGCAAAGCCCATTCCCGCCGGAGCCGCTGCACCGCAAGGATGACGTTCAGAGGATTGTTCTGTACACTGCCTGTCCATACGCTGTGATCGCCCGCCCCCTTTCCGCATCGGCGGATATTCCTCCGGGGGGCGGCTGCCGCAAGGGGAAGCGAGCAACCGGGACGGATTCCGCTCTCAGGGCATTCCGGCGATAGACACCTGTCGCGTTCCACGCCGCCACGCGGCAAAGGCGACCGTTGAGGAGACACTTCCATGAAATCCAAGGCCCGCTATTCCATCGGCGACATGAGCCGGATATGCAACATCTCCAAAAAAGCCCTCAGATACTACGATAAAATCGGACTCATCACCTCACAGCGGCAGGACTACAACAACTACCGGTACTATACCGAGCAGTCCCTTCTGGCCGTTCCCGTTATCAAGTATTACAAGCAGATGGGCTTCAAACTGGAAGAAATGCGCGTCTTCATAGAAGGCAACATAGCCAATGTCTACCGCGCCATCCAAACCTCGTTTCAGGCAAAAATTCAGGAACTGGAAAAGGAACAGGAAGAACTGCGGCGCAAGTACGTTTCCGTAAAAGACTGGCACGACCTCATCCGCGAAGCGGAAATGGTCATAGAAAACGGCATTCAGGAAGTCTCCATCAAATTCGTGGACCCCTGCGATCTCATCTTTCAGGAACAGGATTTCGACAACGACATAGAAGCCTCCATCATCAACATAGAATTCACCAATTTTGTGGAAGGACAGGGCAACGAAATAACCGGCCCGGTCATTCTGCACTTTCCCTCCTTCAAAGAGCGTATGCAGGGAACAAGCAGCCGGGTGCGCGTTCTGCAAAAAACCCTCATGCCCTGCCCGGAGGAGGCAAGAGCCATCTTCGGCGGACACATGATGCTCGGCTGCTACCACATAGGCAGCCACGATACCATCAGTCAGACCTATGAAAAGATGTGCCGCTGGGCGCGACGCCGGGGCTACTCGCTGGGCGAAGACGCCTACGAGCGCTATGTCACGGATTACTGGACCACGCGCAACACATCCCAGTTCGTCACCGAGGTACTGGTGCAGGTTTCCCGGCAGGGAGTCCATACGGAATGCGACCTGCCCAAAGGCAAACGCAACAGCGAAGACTGACAGGCCAACATTGCAAAATACTCTTCTGCGGCAGTACCGCAGAATATTGAAACCGCGCCCCGTTCAAACCGGGCCGGACATTCCTTGCGCCCTGCATCTTCTCTTTTTTGAACCGCCCCCTACCGGAACATGTATTTCAGCGCGTAGCCAAACGAAGGATATGCCCAGAGCATGGATTGGAGTTCATCCACGGTTACCCGCTTGCGCATTGCCAACGCAAAGAGATTCACCATCTCCTCCGCTCCGTCACCCAGCACATGCGCGCCCAGAAGAAGGCGGCTGCCTTTCTCCACAAACAGCCGGAATCCGGCACACGTCTGCCCGATACGACGATACTCCGACCACGAAGCCGCATCGCCGGAAACGATGTCAAAGCTCCTGCCGCTGTTGCGTGCCTCCTCCTCCAGCATTCCCACTGCGGCAAGGGGCGGGTACGTGAACAGGGCATAGGGAGTCACATTGTCCTCAACGGCATGCCCGCCGCCTTCCAGAATATTCCGGACAACAACCTCCGCCTGCACAGAAGCCACAGGCGTGAGCGGCATCCCCCGCCGCACCACATCGCCCGCAGCGTACACAACGGGATTGGAAACACTCCGCAACTGGCTGTCCACAATAATACCACCACTTCCCCGCCCTTGCTCCGTGCGCACTCCCCCGACGGCAAGGTCCAGATGCTCCAATGCGGGAACACGGCCGGATGCGTTAATAATCAGGTCAGCGGCAAAACGCCCGTCCCCCGCGTGCAGTTCCATGCCTCCGCCCATGCTTTTGCCTGTTCCCTTGCCGGAACCGCTGTCCGCAAGCACCCTGTGCGGCGGGCAGTTCATATGAAAGGTAATGCCCAGTCCCGTCAGGTGCTCCCGCAAACGGTCCACCAGTTCGGCATCAAACTGCCTGAGCAACCTGTCGCTGCGCACAACAACGGACACATCGGCACCCGCAACCGCTGCAATATGTGCCAGCTCGCAGGCAATAAACCCGCCGCCGATAAAGACGACACGCTCAGGCATGACATCCAGTTCCAGAAAACGCCGGCTGGTGACAAGCAGGTCTGCACCGGGAATATCCAGCCGTCTGGTCGCCGCTCCGGTCGTAATACAGATATGCCGGGCCTTGAGCAGCCTCCCGCCGCATGCAATGGTGTCCGGGCCCGCAAATTTTCCCGCTTCCGTATAGGTGGCTATGCCTTTCTTTTCATAGTAGCGGCGAATACGGTCAGGCAGTCCCTCTGTAAATGTGCGCTTAAAGGCCATCAGCTCCCGCCAGTCCAAACGCGCACTGCCCGTCACACCCCTGCCCGCGCCGTTTAGCAGGCGTTCCGCAGTGTGCGCCGCATCCGCCAGCACCTTCTTGGGCTCACACCCCCGCAGCGGACACGTTCCGCCGAACCCGTCATGTTCCAGCAAGGCGACCGAAAGCCCTGCCTCGCTGCACCGCGAAGCAATATGTCCCCCGGCCACACCGGCACCAAGCACCACCACATCATACTGCGTAACCGTCATGGCAAGTCTGCCTCCTTGTTTAACTTCAGACTACCACACATCACTCCCCGTGCAACCCTGCCATGCCCTGCCGTGTTCACAGGGTACGGCCGCCCATGAGCAAGCCCTCCCCCCGACGACTTTCTCCTCCCGTAGGAAGACCGCCTCATGCCACACTATCCGCACGGTTCTCCCGCCCAAAAAAAACTTCGGCCCTTTACAGAGCCGAAGTCGCCGTTAGCCTATCCTTTTTAACACTCCATTTTCCGGCTGCCGGAAGCCTGCCTGCCGGAGCCGGGCGGGTTTCGCCCGCATGGAGCGCGCCATCATCAATACCTGCCTGCAATCCCCGGACAATGCTCTCCGGGCGGTACCATCCTGTCAGGCAATCCCTACCCGTCGGGTGCCACCTTCGTCGGGCGGCACCGTCCGCGCACCATGCTAACGTACCGGCGTTAACGCACAGCATTTAACCTGAGTATGATCTCCTGAAGATTCTTCGCCAATCCGGTCAGGGTGCTAATTTCCTTGGTCGTATGGGTAATGCTCTCACTCGTGTCTGCGGTTATGGCGCGGATTTCCTCCGTGGAACGCGTAACCTCTTCGCTGGCCGCAGACTGCTCTTCCGCCGCCGTGGCTATGGACCGGACCCTGTCAGCCGTATCGCTAACTATCTGCATAATCGTCTGCAACGATTCGCTTGCCGCATGCGTCAGCTCCGTGCTGGTACTTATGGCGCGCGAGGCCTCATCCATTGCGCCTATGTTGACGCGTGTGCCGTCCTGAATGCCGCGTATGGCCGCCTGCACCTCACCCGTCGCTGTCATGGTCTTTTCCGCCAGCTTACGCACTTCGTCCGCCACCACGGCAAATCCCCTGCCTGCTTCTCCGGCCCGCGCGGCCTCAATGGCCGCGTTCAGGGCAAGCAGATTGGTCTGATCAGCAATATCAGTGATAACACCCATAATCGCGCCTATAGACTGCGCCCGCTCGCCCAGCAGGTCCAGCGAAGACTTCATGGCTATCGCCTTGTCCTGCGCCTCACTCGTGGCCGCCACAACATTCACCATGCGCTGCACGCCCTCTTCAGCAAACTGACGTGCCTTTTCCGCCCCTTCCGCCGCACCGGAGGCATTCTGCGCCACCTCCAGCACCGTGGCATTCATCTCCTCCATGGCGGTGGCCACCTCTTCGGTCTGCCTGCGCTGCCTCTCCGCCCCGGTATTAATCTGAGAAGCCTGATCAGAAAGCTCGGCAGTAGACGCAGCAAGATGACGGGAAATTTCTTCGGCCTTCCCTGCCACGTCACGCATGGTTTGCAACAGCGCTGCAGCATGTTCCTTTTCCTTGGTGGCTTCCAGCATTGCCGTTCTGGCTCTCTCAGACTCGCGGACAGCTTCTTCGCCCTTCTTCCGGGCATCGTCCATGCTCGTCTTCAGTTCTTCCACCATACTGGCAATATCCAGCCGCAAAGCTTCCAGTTCTCCGGTAAAACTCGTCTGGTTGCAGGCATCATATTCACCGGAAGCCACCCTGCGCGAGCATTCCCGTAACCGCCCCAAAGCACTCAGAATGGAACGGACAACCAGAGAAATAAGGCCTATCAGAAGAAAGGCCGTCACCAGTTCCGTAATCATCATCCCCCGCTCGACAATGCTGCGCTCCGCCTCAACAGCTTCCCGCGCCTCTACGGCCAATGTTTCCAACATGGGCTCCGCAGTGCGGATTACCCCCACAAGTTCCCCGAGGCTGGCCTCCACCCGTTGTGCACCCTCAACATAACGCCCGAACGATTCCTGATAGGCCAAAACAAGTGCTTTCATTTCCTGCTTCAAGGAATACTCATACCTGTCGGAAACATCCAGCCGTTCCAGCATCTTGCCAGCATCTGCCGTAAATCTCTCCAGATACTTTACATCACCGCGAAGCATAAAATCCTTCTCGCGGCGGCGGAGCATGAGCATATCTGCCTTCAAGCTGTCATCATCCTGCCTGTCGATAATCTCTTCGACCTTATGAATGGCGGCGCGCAACGTTCCGCTGAGTCCCTCATTCTCATTAAGCCCCAGTAACTGAACGGTTGCGGCCACGTCCATGAAACTGGTCTTGTACCGCTCAAGGTATCGTACAGCCTCCTCCGCACGGGCGGCATAAACTGGCTGATTAGCGGCCACGACCTTCAGGTTTCGTGAAGATTCCTGCACAGCACCGGAAAACCGTTCAATGAGTGCCGGGTCCTTCCGGGCCAGAAAATCCTTCTCCGCGCGCCGAGCCTGAAGCATGGCAATGGTGGATTGCTGGGCCGCAAGATTAACCAGAATAGCCCGGTCCACGGTGCGCGCCCCGAACAGGTTTACCAGATAGATAGCACTGAGTCCCAAAATGGCCACAAGGCAGATGCTGAGAAGCTTGGCTTTTATGCTCATGGATTAATTCCTAAAAATCCCCCGATGGGGGAAGAAATAAGTATACTATGCGATTCCTGCTCTCCTGCAGGCATCAGGCAACTCACCAGAAGTATAGAAACTGCGGGCAACGCGGATGCGTCACCCCTATGTAACATGCAGAGACATGTTGACAATTGTGTGACAAAAAACCCCTTCCCTAAATTTATCATGCCGGTTTCGCCCTTCACGGCGTTGCCCCCACGCCCCGTTTGCCTATGTCGGTCCAAAACGGAACCGCTTTCCATCCGAATCGGCACAGGAAACCACACCCATGACGACTGATGGTACAGACAACACAAAACGGGCGGAAGGCCCGACAGCCTTCCGCCCGTACTATGATCGTTCTCGGCACCACCTGCGTCAGGTGCGCGCCATCTGCAACGGTAGCGCTAGTCCCCGTTCTCCAGCGGCATTATCCACTGCATAAGCAGCCGCGTCTCCTCCACATCCAGATCAAACTGCGTGCGGTTGCACAGATCCTTCACATTACGCATGAAGGCCTTGGCAACCTCCTTCAGACTCACGCCCTTCTGCTCTGCAAGGGCGTACCCGCCGCGGGTTATTCCCACCAGCACAAAATTGACATGCGCCCTGCCCACAGGCACGCCCCGCTCCACGCACTTGTCACGGACGCTGCGCGAGGTGTTGGTCAGGAAAAAGCCGTTTTCATTCACCTCTTCCACAATGAACCCCAGCACATCCCGGTAGTGTTCGGGCATCAGCAAGGGCACATCGGTCAGACGGTGCACTCTCAGGGCAAAGTCATAGAGTTCCGGGTAGCGTTCCTTGAACTCCGTTCTGGCACTGGTCTCCTCGGGCTCTTCATGGCGGGCGGGATCGTACACATACCCCGGAACCACGCTGGAAACCTCCAGCCTGTCCAGTTCCAACGCCTCCAGATAGTCGCGGAACCTGCCGAATCCGAACCAGTCCTGCGCAGCATCCAGTTCTTTCTGCAACGTGTGCGAAAGCTGCGCCAGCGGCACGGGCGTTGACGATTCCGAAACCATACGCTTGACGATCTGCGCTCCCCTTTCCATGTGCCCGCTTTCCGAGCGGGAGGCGGGGCGCACTATGCGCGCGGATGTGGATAATGGCGGCTGATACTCGTCCATGGGACGATCTTCCAGCGCCTGCTGTACGAACCAGTCTTCCCGTATCCGCCACGAGCTTGCCGCCGTGTACGCGGGGGAAGCGTAGCCCACAGAAAGCACCAGCGTTCTGCGCGCGTGCTCCTGAAGCCGTATGAGCAGGGGGGTAAAATCCGCATCTCCGGAAAGGATGATGAACTCGTCAAACTGGGTCTTGTGGTTCAGGGTGTCCATGGCATCCATAACCAAATGGATATCCGCGCTGGTCTTGCCCTGATTCGTCAGCGGCGGGCAATCGATAACGTTGAATGCCGCCCGGATAAAGAACGGACGGTACTGGTGGTAGCAATGCGGGTTAAGGTAGCAGCACCGCTTGAGAATGCGGCGGCGCACTCCATCGCCGTACAGCATGCGCACGGCATGGGTTTCCAGCCAACGCAGCCAGCGCTGCGGATTGGTGGCAAACGAACGGGCGGCTGCGGGAGAAAGCTCCTCCAACCTTGTGAAAATGTTGTCGAAATCGACGAACAATGCCGTGTACACTTCATCAAAACTCGTTACGCGGGACTGTCTTCTTTCCATGGCTCTCCTTCTCTCTTCGGCTTCCCGAAATAACCATTCTACCCATGTACCCATATCTTATGGAAAGGTCAGCTATCCTTTCAGGCGGACATGCCGCTCCCTTTCCAAAAACGAACCCGTAACCGACTGCGGGTCCGCCACTATTTCCTCCGGAGTTCCGCAGGAAACCACTCTGCCGCCGTTTTCGCCGCCTCCCGGTCCAAGGTCAATAACGTAATCAGACGCCAGAATCATATCAGTGTTATGCTCTATGACTACAACGGTGGCACCCTTGTCCACCAGTTGGTCCAGCACACGGATAAGCTTGCCCACCTCGTGCATGTGCAGTCCCGTGGTAGGCTCATCCAGAATATAGAGCGTGCCCGGCAGGCTGCGCTTGCCAAGCTCGCGCGAAATTTTTATGCGCTGCGCCTCACCCCCGGAAAGCGTGGTGGCGGGCTGCCCCAGACGCAGGTATTCAAGCCCCACATCTTCCAATACGGCAAGGCGGCGTTCCAGCACAGGATAATTCTCAAAAAACGCCCTTGCCTGGCGCACCGTCATGTCCAGCACATCCGCAATGTTGTTGCCCTTGTAACGCACCTCAAGCGTCTCATGACTGTACCGCTTGCCCTTGCACACATCGCAGGTCACGTATACGTCCGGCAAAAAGTGCATCTCCACGCGAATCTGCCCGTCGCCGCCGCACGCCTCGCACCGCCCACCCCGCACGTTAAAGCTGAACCTGCCGGGAGCATAGCCGCGCTTCTTGGCATCGGGCGTCATGGCAAAAATAGTGCGTATCTCGTCAAAAACCTTGGTATAGGTGGCGGGGTTGGACCTCGGCGTCCGCCCTATGGGCGTCTGGTCTATGGCGACTATGCGCTCAATGTGTTCCAGCCCCTCAATACCCTGAATCTGTCCGGGAGAATCCACCTTTATAGACTGGTGCAATGCCACATGCTTGTACAGCGAATCCACCACAAGCGAGCTTTTTCCCGAACCGGAGGGACCGGTAACGCAGGTAAGCGCCCCCAGCGGAATGCGCACGTCCACATTGCGCAGATTGTTGGTGGTCACCCCCTTGAGATACAGCGTTCCCTTGCCGTTACGCCTTGATTCCGGCAGGTCTATGAACATCTCTCCGCGCAGGTACTTTGCGGTAAGCGATTCGGAATGCGCCAGAAGCTCGGGAACCGGACCGTTAAACATAATCTCGCCGCCCAGCATGCCGGAACCCGGTCCCAGTTCGATAACGGTATCCGCCTCGCGGATTGTCGCCTCGTCATGCTCCACCACCAGCACGGTGTTGCCGCGCCGTTGCAGGCTGCGCAATGTACTTATGAGCCGCTCGTTATCCCGCGGGTGCAGCCCTATGGAAGGTTCATCCAGCACGTAGGTTACCCCCACAAGACCGGACCCGAGCTGCGATGCCAGCCGTATGCGCTGCGCTTCTCCGCCCGAAAGGGTGGTCATGTTCCGCCCGAGCGAAATGTAGTCCAGCCCCACGTTCACCATGAAACTGAGCCTGTGGGTGAGCTCCTTGAGCAGCGGCTCCGCTATGGCAGAAAGCGATGCGGCAAACCTGCGCCCTTGCAGCCACTCCAGCGCCCGCCCCACTGAAAGAGAGCAGAAATCGAAGATGGAAAGGTCATCCACCCGAACGGCAAGCGGCTCTTCGCGCAGACGCGCCCCCTTGCAGACGGGGCACGGCCTGCTCTGCCGAAAGCGGGAAAGTTCGTCGCGCCATGTCTGCCCAAAGTCCATGCCCCGCTCAAGAATAACGGCAACCCCCTCCCATCCGGCAGCAACATCGCCATGAAACAGGGCGTTCCACGCCTCACCCGAGTACTCCTTGAACGGGGTTTCCAGCGAAAAGCCATGCGCCTTGCCCAGCCTTTTCAGCCCCGCCTCATACCGGGCCATGACCTTTGCATTCTTCCACGGCAGCAACCCGCCACCGGCAAGCGACAACCCCTTGTTCGGGGCAAGCAGGTTGGGCTCAAAATACTCCACCGCACCAATGCCGGAACAACGCGGACACGCCCCCTGCGGGCTGTTGAACGAGAACAGCTGCGGCGACAGTCTGGGCAGACTTATCTTGCAGGTGGGGCATACCGATTCCGTGGAGTGTACCGTCTCTTCAATGCTGCCCTCTGCCGTTATCACCGCTACGGAAAGCTGCCCTTCGCCATATTTCAGGGCCAGTTCCACCGAATCTGCCAGCCTGCCGCGCAGACCTTCCTTCATCACCAGACGGTCCACCACCAGCTCAATGGTGTGCTTGCGGTTCTTCTCAAGCACGGGCACGTCATCAATGGCAACCACCTCGCCATCCACCCGCACCCGCACAAAGCCTTCGGCCTTCAGCTTCTTGAACCGGTCGGCGTGGGTGCCCTTCTGGTGCGCCACCAGCGGGGCAAGAATCATAAATCGCGTGCCGGGGGCAAGGGCAAGAATATCGGCAATAATCTCGTCCGCCGCTCGGGCGGCAATGGGCTTTCCGCACACGGGGCAGTACATGATGCCAAGGCGTGCATAAAACACGCGCAAAAAGTCGTATATTTCCGTCACCGTGCCCACAGTGGACCGGGGGTTGCGCGATGCAGCCTGCTGCTCCAGCGATATGGCGGGAGAAAGCCCCTCAATCTTGTCCACATCCGGCTTGTCCATCTGGGGCAGGAACTGCCGGGCGTACGCAGACAGCGATTCTACATACCGGCGCTGCCCTTCGGCATAGACAATGTCAAACGCCAGCGTGGATTTCCCCGACCCGGAAGGGCCGCACACCACCACCAGTTCATCACGGGGGATATCCAGCGTAAGATTTTTCAGGTTATGCTGGCGGGCCCCTTCAATATGTATGGCGTTCTTCTGATTCATTCCGTTCTCGTAAACTCGTGGCGGGTGTTGCATCGCCATGCTCCGTTCCGCCACCGGCGGGCCGTGCACACATAGTGCTGGCGTCTCTTCCGCAGAATAAAAACGCTGTCACATGGCGAACGTTCATAAGGCATGGCTGGCTGTTAAAACTCCATTCCGCAGAGAGCGATACACCGGCACATTGCGAACTCAATCCATTTCAGCAATGCTCAAAATGGTGCAAAGAAAGGCAGCGGAACCGTTCGCAGCAGCGCAACGGACTTCCTCATTCCTGCGGCCCCATAGCATAAGGCGTGCAACAAAGAGTGCAAGCC
Encoded here:
- a CDS encoding dihydrolipoyl dehydrogenase family protein, which gives rise to MTVTQYDVVVLGAGVAGGHIASRCSEAGLSVALLEHDGFGGTCPLRGCEPKKVLADAAHTAERLLNGAGRGVTGSARLDWRELMAFKRTFTEGLPDRIRRYYEKKGIATYTEAGKFAGPDTIACGGRLLKARHICITTGAATRRLDIPGADLLVTSRRFLELDVMPERVVFIGGGFIACELAHIAAVAGADVSVVVRSDRLLRQFDAELVDRLREHLTGLGITFHMNCPPHRVLADSGSGKGTGKSMGGGMELHAGDGRFAADLIINASGRVPALEHLDLAVGGVRTEQGRGSGGIIVDSQLRSVSNPVVYAAGDVVRRGMPLTPVASVQAEVVVRNILEGGGHAVEDNVTPYALFTYPPLAAVGMLEEEARNSGRSFDIVSGDAASWSEYRRIGQTCAGFRLFVEKGSRLLLGAHVLGDGAEEMVNLFALAMRKRVTVDELQSMLWAYPSFGYALKYMFR
- the uvrA gene encoding excinuclease ABC subunit UvrA, producing MNQKNAIHIEGARQHNLKNLTLDIPRDELVVVCGPSGSGKSTLAFDIVYAEGQRRYVESLSAYARQFLPQMDKPDVDKIEGLSPAISLEQQAASRNPRSTVGTVTEIYDFLRVFYARLGIMYCPVCGKPIAARAADEIIADILALAPGTRFMILAPLVAHQKGTHADRFKKLKAEGFVRVRVDGEVVAIDDVPVLEKNRKHTIELVVDRLVMKEGLRGRLADSVELALKYGEGQLSVAVITAEGSIEETVHSTESVCPTCKISLPRLSPQLFSFNSPQGACPRCSGIGAVEYFEPNLLAPNKGLSLAGGGLLPWKNAKVMARYEAGLKRLGKAHGFSLETPFKEYSGEAWNALFHGDVAAGWEGVAVILERGMDFGQTWRDELSRFRQSRPCPVCKGARLREEPLAVRVDDLSIFDFCSLSVGRALEWLQGRRFAASLSAIAEPLLKELTHRLSFMVNVGLDYISLGRNMTTLSGGEAQRIRLASQLGSGLVGVTYVLDEPSIGLHPRDNERLISTLRSLQRRGNTVLVVEHDEATIREADTVIELGPGSGMLGGEIMFNGPVPELLAHSESLTAKYLRGEMFIDLPESRRNGKGTLYLKGVTTNNLRNVDVRIPLGALTCVTGPSGSGKSSLVVDSLYKHVALHQSIKVDSPGQIQGIEGLEHIERIVAIDQTPIGRTPRSNPATYTKVFDEIRTIFAMTPDAKKRGYAPGRFSFNVRGGRCEACGGDGQIRVEMHFLPDVYVTCDVCKGKRYSHETLEVRYKGNNIADVLDMTVRQARAFFENYPVLERRLAVLEDVGLEYLRLGQPATTLSGGEAQRIKISRELGKRSLPGTLYILDEPTTGLHMHEVGKLIRVLDQLVDKGATVVVIEHNTDMILASDYVIDLGPGGGENGGRVVSCGTPEEIVADPQSVTGSFLERERHVRLKG
- a CDS encoding methyl-accepting chemotaxis protein — encoded protein: MSIKAKLLSICLVAILGLSAIYLVNLFGARTVDRAILVNLAAQQSTIAMLQARRAEKDFLARKDPALIERFSGAVQESSRNLKVVAANQPVYAARAEEAVRYLERYKTSFMDVAATVQLLGLNENEGLSGTLRAAIHKVEEIIDRQDDDSLKADMLMLRRREKDFMLRGDVKYLERFTADAGKMLERLDVSDRYEYSLKQEMKALVLAYQESFGRYVEGAQRVEASLGELVGVIRTAEPMLETLAVEAREAVEAERSIVERGMMITELVTAFLLIGLISLVVRSILSALGRLRECSRRVASGEYDACNQTSFTGELEALRLDIASMVEELKTSMDDARKKGEEAVRESERARTAMLEATKEKEHAAALLQTMRDVAGKAEEISRHLAASTAELSDQASQINTGAERQRRQTEEVATAMEEMNATVLEVAQNASGAAEGAEKARQFAEEGVQRMVNVVAATSEAQDKAIAMKSSLDLLGERAQSIGAIMGVITDIADQTNLLALNAAIEAARAGEAGRGFAVVADEVRKLAEKTMTATGEVQAAIRGIQDGTRVNIGAMDEASRAISTSTELTHAASESLQTIMQIVSDTADRVRSIATAAEEQSAASEEVTRSTEEIRAITADTSESITHTTKEISTLTGLAKNLQEIILRLNAVR
- a CDS encoding BMC domain-containing protein; this encodes MRYYGEEALGLVETLGMVPAIGAADRMLKAANVQLIAYENVGSTLVTIMVKGDVGAVQASVDAGAAAAAEVGKMTACNVMPRPIRPVGDIVSVHGVGGDDADAEPTGRPRAMGLIETFGIVYVLEAADAMLKTADVELIGYENVASGYISVLVQGDVAACVSAVEAGVKAVEAMGANVYSKLVIPTPHPDLMKITKRYALENLLA
- a CDS encoding NYN domain-containing protein, with protein sequence MERRQSRVTSFDEVYTALFVDFDNIFTRLEELSPAAARSFATNPQRWLRWLETHAVRMLYGDGVRRRILKRCCYLNPHCYHQYRPFFIRAAFNVIDCPPLTNQGKTSADIHLVMDAMDTLNHKTQFDEFIILSGDADFTPLLIRLQEHARRTLVLSVGYASPAYTAASSWRIREDWFVQQALEDRPMDEYQPPLSTSARIVRPASRSESGHMERGAQIVKRMVSESSTPVPLAQLSHTLQKELDAAQDWFGFGRFRDYLEALELDRLEVSSVVPGYVYDPARHEEPEETSARTEFKERYPELYDFALRVHRLTDVPLLMPEHYRDVLGFIVEEVNENGFFLTNTSRSVRDKCVERGVPVGRAHVNFVLVGITRGGYALAEQKGVSLKEVAKAFMRNVKDLCNRTQFDLDVEETRLLMQWIMPLENGD
- a CDS encoding MerR family transcriptional regulator; the protein is MKSKARYSIGDMSRICNISKKALRYYDKIGLITSQRQDYNNYRYYTEQSLLAVPVIKYYKQMGFKLEEMRVFIEGNIANVYRAIQTSFQAKIQELEKEQEELRRKYVSVKDWHDLIREAEMVIENGIQEVSIKFVDPCDLIFQEQDFDNDIEASIINIEFTNFVEGQGNEITGPVILHFPSFKERMQGTSSRVRVLQKTLMPCPEEARAIFGGHMMLGCYHIGSHDTISQTYEKMCRWARRRGYSLGEDAYERYVTDYWTTRNTSQFVTEVLVQVSRQGVHTECDLPKGKRNSED